The Staphylococcus sp. KG4-3 genome has a window encoding:
- a CDS encoding SprT family protein → MDNNDLQHLTEEISTTYFDRRFEHKVYFNKRLKTTGGRYLLNSHNIEINEKQFIKYGESAIIDIIKHELCHYHLHIQGKGYKHKDSDFKCLSKQTGAPRFCTPLENYEERANYIYKCKKCEVEFLRIRKVNTNKMVCGKCRGKLIQVEN, encoded by the coding sequence ATGGATAATAATGATTTACAACATTTAACAGAAGAAATATCAACAACTTATTTTGACCGAAGATTTGAACATAAAGTGTATTTTAATAAAAGATTAAAAACCACTGGTGGGCGCTATCTATTAAATTCACATAATATAGAAATAAATGAAAAGCAATTTATAAAATATGGCGAATCTGCAATTATTGATATTATTAAACATGAATTATGTCACTATCATTTACACATTCAGGGTAAAGGTTATAAACATAAAGACTCAGATTTTAAATGTTTAAGTAAACAGACAGGGGCACCAAGATTTTGTACACCATTAGAAAATTATGAAGAACGAGCGAATTATATTTATAAATGTAAGAAATGTGAAGTTGAATTTCTAAGAATAAGAAAAGTAAATACAAATAAAATGGTCTGTGGCAAATGTAGAGGTAAATTAATTCAAGTAGAAAATTAG
- a CDS encoding Tex family protein, translating to MDSNLIQSIRNKYNFTTKQINAVLALLEDKNTVPFIARYRKEQTGGLDEVEIKQIDDEYQYMVNLQKRKEEVIHNIEEQGLLTIDLKKDILKQTKLQRVEDLYRPFKQKKKTRATEAKRKGLEPFAQWLKLSTIDTSIESKAQQFITEEVPSVEDAIKGAQDIIAELVSDEPKYRSKILKDTFQHANIVTQKKKNAEDEKEIFSMYYDYAEPVKKIANHRVLAVNRGEKEKVLSVKIEMDTQGIENFICKNEIKDKHEGTYIIEDAIKDSLKRLIMPSIERELRGDLTEKAENHAIDVFSENLRNLLLQPPMKGKQILGVDPAFRTGCKLAVINPFGTFVAKGVMYPHPPINKKEDAEKTFVEFVQSYDVELIAIGNGTASRETEQFVATMIQKHKLDVQFIIVNEAGASVYSASEVARSEFPEFQVEERSAVSIGRRVQDPLSELVKIDPKSIGVGQYQHDVNQKALEGALTFVVETAVNQVGVDVNTASRSLLQYVSGLTPTIAQNIIDYREENGAITHNKDIAKVKRLGAKTFEQSIGFMRIVDGKEPLDNTSIHPESYDVTYQLLKEIGMTSNDLGSEQLKLALNHVNIELTAEKLNVGQPTLEDIIKSLIAPNRDPRDEFETPILKSDVLSIEDLSKNMKLHGTVRNVVDFGAFVDIGVKQDGLVHVSKLSKKFVKNPMDIVSVGDIVDVWILDIDEKKGKVSLTMIDPNG from the coding sequence ATGGATAGTAATTTAATACAATCTATAAGGAATAAATATAATTTTACGACTAAACAAATCAATGCAGTGTTAGCTTTATTGGAAGATAAAAACACTGTACCTTTTATTGCTCGTTATAGAAAAGAACAAACTGGTGGTTTAGACGAAGTTGAAATTAAACAAATTGATGATGAATACCAATATATGGTTAATCTACAAAAAAGAAAAGAAGAAGTTATACATAATATAGAAGAGCAAGGTTTATTAACGATAGATCTAAAAAAAGATATTTTGAAACAGACTAAACTTCAACGTGTTGAAGATTTATATAGACCATTTAAACAGAAAAAGAAAACAAGAGCTACAGAAGCAAAAAGAAAAGGATTAGAACCATTCGCACAATGGTTAAAACTATCAACGATAGATACATCGATCGAATCAAAAGCACAACAATTTATTACAGAAGAGGTTCCAAGTGTAGAAGATGCAATTAAAGGCGCACAAGATATTATTGCAGAGTTAGTGTCAGATGAACCTAAATATAGAAGCAAGATTTTAAAAGACACATTTCAACATGCTAATATTGTGACTCAAAAGAAAAAGAATGCTGAGGATGAGAAAGAAATATTCTCGATGTATTATGATTATGCTGAACCAGTTAAAAAGATTGCGAACCATCGTGTATTAGCTGTTAATCGTGGAGAAAAAGAAAAAGTACTAAGCGTAAAAATAGAAATGGATACGCAAGGCATTGAAAACTTTATTTGCAAAAATGAAATAAAAGATAAGCATGAAGGCACTTATATAATTGAAGATGCTATAAAAGATAGTTTAAAACGTTTAATCATGCCTTCTATTGAAAGAGAATTAAGAGGAGATTTAACTGAGAAGGCTGAAAATCATGCCATAGACGTGTTTAGTGAAAATTTAAGAAATTTATTGTTACAGCCTCCAATGAAAGGCAAACAAATATTGGGTGTAGACCCAGCTTTTAGAACTGGGTGTAAACTTGCAGTAATCAATCCATTTGGGACTTTTGTTGCTAAAGGTGTTATGTACCCACACCCGCCAATTAATAAAAAAGAAGATGCTGAAAAAACGTTTGTAGAATTTGTACAATCGTATGATGTTGAATTAATCGCTATAGGGAATGGGACAGCTAGCAGAGAAACGGAACAATTTGTTGCAACAATGATTCAAAAACATAAACTAGATGTACAGTTTATTATTGTAAATGAAGCAGGTGCATCTGTGTATTCTGCATCAGAAGTGGCAAGAAGTGAGTTTCCTGAATTTCAGGTTGAAGAACGAAGTGCAGTTTCAATAGGTAGAAGAGTACAAGATCCACTAAGTGAACTTGTTAAAATAGATCCCAAATCTATTGGTGTTGGACAGTATCAGCATGATGTAAATCAAAAAGCTTTGGAAGGTGCGTTAACATTTGTAGTTGAAACGGCAGTTAACCAAGTAGGAGTTGATGTTAATACTGCTTCTCGTTCATTACTACAATATGTTTCTGGGCTGACGCCAACTATTGCCCAAAATATAATAGATTATAGAGAAGAAAATGGTGCAATAACTCATAATAAAGATATCGCTAAAGTAAAACGATTAGGCGCAAAAACATTTGAGCAAAGCATTGGTTTTATGAGAATAGTGGATGGTAAAGAACCATTAGACAATACATCAATTCATCCTGAGAGTTATGATGTTACTTATCAATTGTTAAAAGAAATTGGGATGACTTCAAATGATCTGGGTTCAGAACAGCTTAAGTTAGCATTAAATCATGTGAATATTGAATTAACTGCAGAAAAGCTTAATGTTGGACAACCAACATTAGAAGATATAATAAAATCATTAATTGCACCAAATAGAGACCCTAGGGATGAATTTGAAACTCCGATATTAAAATCAGATGTGCTTTCTATTGAAGATTTATCTAAAAATATGAAACTTCATGGAACGGTGAGAAATGTCGTGGACTTTGGAGCGTTTGTAGACATAGGTGTAAAACAAGATGGTTTAGTACATGTATCCAAATTGTCTAAGAAATTTGTTAAAAACCCAATGGATATTGTAAGTGTGGGAGATATTGTAGATGTATGGATTTTAGATATAGATGAGAAAAAAGGAAAAGTATCATTGACGATGATAGATCCTAATGGATAA
- the sigB gene encoding RNA polymerase sigma factor SigB, which translates to MARESKSVNDVSPEQINQWITEHQNNENSDAQDKLVKHYRKLIESLAYKYSKGQSHHEDLVQVGMVGLIGAINRFDLSFDRKFEAFLVPTVIGEIKRYLRDKTWSVHVPRRIKEIGPRIKKVTDELTNELERSPSITEIADRLEVNEEDVLEAMEMGQSYNALSVDHSIEADKDGSTVTLLDIMGQQDDNYDLTEKRMILEKILPILTERERQIIQCTFIEGLSQKETGERIGLSQMHVSRLQRTAIKKLQEAANK; encoded by the coding sequence ATGGCGAGAGAGTCGAAATCAGTTAATGATGTATCACCTGAACAAATTAACCAATGGATTACAGAGCACCAAAACAATGAAAATTCTGATGCTCAAGATAAACTTGTAAAGCACTATAGAAAGTTAATCGAATCGTTGGCATATAAATATTCTAAAGGTCAATCTCATCATGAAGACCTCGTTCAGGTCGGTATGGTTGGTTTAATCGGTGCAATTAACCGGTTTGACTTATCCTTTGATAGAAAGTTCGAAGCCTTTTTAGTACCAACTGTAATTGGTGAGATAAAACGTTATTTACGTGATAAAACATGGAGTGTTCATGTACCTAGAAGAATTAAAGAAATCGGACCACGTATCAAGAAAGTAACAGATGAATTAACAAACGAACTTGAGCGTTCACCTTCTATTACAGAAATTGCTGACAGACTTGAAGTAAATGAAGAAGATGTATTAGAAGCAATGGAAATGGGTCAAAGCTATAATGCGTTAAGTGTTGATCATTCTATTGAAGCAGATAAAGATGGTTCTACAGTCACATTATTAGATATAATGGGGCAACAAGATGATAATTATGATTTAACAGAAAAAAGGATGATATTAGAAAAAATATTGCCTATTTTAACGGAAAGAGAAAGACAAATTATTCAATGCACATTTATCGAAGGTTTGAGTCAAAAAGAAACAGGAGAAAGAATTGGTCTGAGCCAAATGCATGTTTCAAGATTACAAAGAACTGCGATTAAAAAACTTCAAGAAGCTGCGAATAAATAA
- the rsbW gene encoding anti-sigma B factor RsbW, which translates to MQHKQDYIEMRLPASAEYVSLIRLTLSGVFSRAGASYDDIEDAKIAVSEAVTNAVKHAYKDDPNDVGMINLCFEIFDDKIKIVISDQGESFDYEETKAQLGPYKENENIDFLREGGLGLFLIESLMDEVTVDKKSGVTISMIKYIKKEQVRNNGERVEIS; encoded by the coding sequence ATGCAACATAAACAGGATTATATTGAAATGCGTTTGCCAGCCTCAGCAGAATATGTAAGTTTAATACGATTGACATTATCAGGCGTGTTTTCACGTGCAGGTGCTTCGTATGATGACATAGAAGATGCCAAAATTGCAGTTAGTGAAGCGGTTACTAATGCAGTGAAACATGCGTATAAAGATGACCCAAATGATGTAGGAATGATAAACCTTTGTTTTGAAATTTTTGATGACAAGATAAAAATTGTGATTTCTGATCAAGGAGAAAGTTTTGATTATGAAGAAACTAAAGCACAATTAGGACCTTATAAAGAAAATGAAAACATCGATTTCTTAAGAGAAGGAGGTTTAGGTCTGTTTTTAATTGAATCATTAATGGATGAAGTTACGGTTGATAAAAAATCAGGAGTAACAATCAGCATGATAAAGTATATTAAAAAAGAGCAGGTGCGAAATAATGGCGAGAGAGTCGAAATCAGTTAA
- a CDS encoding anti-sigma factor antagonist: protein MNLNIETVTHDTHYEVKVGGELDVYTVPELEEVLVPMRQEGTHDIYVYLENVSYMDSTGLGLFVGTLKALNQNDKELYILGVSDRINRLFDITGLKDLMHVNEGTEVE, encoded by the coding sequence ATGAACCTTAATATTGAAACTGTGACTCATGATACTCATTATGAGGTGAAAGTTGGTGGAGAACTGGATGTTTATACAGTTCCTGAGTTAGAAGAAGTCTTAGTTCCAATGAGACAAGAAGGAACACATGATATATATGTATACTTAGAAAATGTTAGTTATATGGATTCAACTGGCTTAGGTTTATTTGTAGGCACGTTAAAAGCGCTAAACCAGAACGATAAGGAATTATATATTCTAGGTGTTTCAGATCGGATAAATCGACTATTTGATATTACAGGATTAAAAGATTTGATGCATGTTAATGAAGGAACGGAGGTCGAATAA
- a CDS encoding PP2C family protein-serine/threonine phosphatase has product MEEFKNQYKALIDKSLYTNDSTGLLNECKRFTEEVIKKDLLPEDIVQIHKEYIKSHSLDESQILKTFNVLKEIVKGFGYSYRDYKQLVDRLQYHDKEIDLASRLQQTMLKTDIPQFDSIQIGVISVAAQKVSGDYFNLIDHKDGTMSFAVADVIGKGIPAALAMSMIKFGMDSYGHSQLPSDGLKRLNRVVEKNVNQNMFVTMFYGLYEELNHLLYCSSAGHEPGYVYRAETEAFEEITVRGRVLGVSQQTRYKQQEIPIYLDDLVIIFTDGVTEVRNEAGDFLDKHHLLDMIHKYKHMHPQDIVQLLYEAILKIQNPEKRDDLTILIIKRVN; this is encoded by the coding sequence GTGGAAGAATTCAAAAATCAATATAAAGCGCTAATTGATAAGAGCTTATATACTAATGATTCAACCGGATTATTAAACGAGTGTAAGCGTTTTACTGAAGAGGTGATAAAAAAGGATTTATTACCTGAAGATATAGTGCAAATACATAAAGAGTACATAAAGAGTCATAGTTTAGATGAATCCCAAATTTTAAAAACATTTAATGTATTAAAAGAAATTGTTAAAGGATTTGGTTATAGCTACAGGGACTATAAACAATTAGTAGATCGTTTACAATATCATGATAAAGAGATTGATTTAGCATCACGTTTACAACAGACTATGTTGAAAACAGATATACCTCAATTTGACAGTATACAAATCGGTGTGATTTCTGTTGCAGCTCAAAAAGTAAGTGGTGATTACTTTAATCTTATTGATCATAAAGATGGAACGATGAGTTTTGCGGTAGCAGATGTCATTGGGAAAGGTATCCCAGCTGCATTAGCTATGAGTATGATAAAGTTTGGTATGGACTCATATGGACATTCTCAGTTACCAAGTGATGGGCTGAAAAGACTGAATCGTGTGGTAGAAAAAAATGTTAACCAAAATATGTTTGTAACTATGTTTTATGGACTATATGAAGAACTGAACCACTTATTATATTGTAGTTCAGCTGGCCATGAACCAGGCTATGTATATCGTGCAGAAACTGAGGCCTTTGAAGAAATCACTGTACGCGGACGAGTCTTAGGTGTAAGTCAACAAACACGCTATAAGCAGCAAGAAATTCCAATCTATTTAGATGACTTAGTAATTATATTTACTGATGGGGTCACAGAAGTTAGAAATGAAGCTGGAGACTTTTTAGATAAACATCATCTATTAGATATGATTCATAAATATAAGCACATGCATCCTCAGGATATAGTGCAGCTTTTATATGAGGCGATTTTAAAGATACAGAATCCAGAAAAAAGAGATGACTTAACAATATTAATAATAAAAAGAGTGAATTAG
- a CDS encoding type II toxin-antitoxin system PemK/MazF family toxin — protein MMRRGDVYLADLSPVQGSEQGGIRPVVIIQNDTGNKYSPTVIVAAITGRINKAKIPTHVEIEKSKYKLDKDSVILLEQIRTLDKNRLKEKLTYLSEKKMKEVNIAIDISLGLHNIRNHKS, from the coding sequence ATGATGAGAAGAGGAGACGTTTATTTAGCTGATTTATCACCAGTGCAAGGGTCTGAACAAGGGGGAATTAGACCCGTCGTTATTATACAAAACGATACTGGGAATAAATATAGTCCTACAGTAATTGTAGCCGCAATTACTGGTAGGATTAATAAAGCTAAAATACCTACACATGTAGAGATAGAAAAAAGTAAATATAAACTTGATAAAGATTCTGTTATATTGTTAGAACAAATCAGAACTTTAGACAAAAATAGGCTAAAGGAAAAATTAACATATCTTTCTGAGAAAAAAATGAAAGAAGTTAACATTGCTATTGATATAAGTTTAGGATTACATAATATTAGGAATCATAAATCCTAA
- the mazE gene encoding type II toxin-antitoxin system antitoxin MazE, whose amino-acid sequence MASFNQSRNHSIEQLLKEGYSQMADLNLSLAAEAFPFECEACDCNEVYISSKNNNE is encoded by the coding sequence ATGGCAAGTTTTAATCAAAGTAGAAATCATAGTATTGAACAACTATTAAAAGAAGGCTATTCTCAAATGGCTGACTTAAATCTCTCCCTTGCAGCAGAAGCCTTTCCATTTGAATGTGAAGCTTGTGATTGCAATGAAGTTTACATTAGCTCCAAGAATAATAATGAATGA
- the alr gene encoding alanine racemase: protein MSDKYYRSSYLNVDLNAIVSNFQVFRKLHPNKTVMPVVKANGYGLGSVPIARQLMENGAEFFAVATLDEAIELRMHGIDAKILVLGVIPSYNISKAIQHRVAITVPSKAWLTDAIQEIPETNEKDIWLHIKLDTGMGRLGMKDVDEYKEVISLIQTQEHLIFEGVFTHFACADEAGESMNQQQSLFEEIVNQADKPNYIHSQNSAGALMKDTQFCNAVRVGISLYGYYPSQYVKTNVKVHLKPSAQWISEIVQTKILQSGESVSYGSVYTADVPTRIGIIPVGYADGFPRMMKGFSVNVNGIQCEIIGKVCMDQIIIKIPEDIQAGDKVIIMDHHSDNPQSAEALAHQQKTINYEVLCRLSRRLPRIYHETKGLEIRNELLK, encoded by the coding sequence ATGTCTGATAAGTACTATAGATCGTCATACTTGAATGTGGATTTAAATGCGATTGTTTCTAATTTTCAAGTCTTTCGAAAATTACATCCAAATAAAACAGTTATGCCAGTAGTTAAAGCAAATGGTTATGGCTTAGGAAGTGTACCAATTGCTAGACAACTTATGGAAAATGGTGCGGAATTTTTTGCAGTGGCGACACTTGATGAAGCTATTGAGTTACGAATGCATGGTATAGATGCGAAAATACTCGTATTAGGTGTAATACCTTCATATAATATTAGTAAAGCTATTCAACATCGTGTTGCAATTACAGTACCTTCAAAGGCTTGGTTAACTGATGCAATTCAAGAAATTCCAGAAACAAATGAAAAAGATATTTGGTTACATATTAAATTAGACACTGGTATGGGTAGATTAGGTATGAAGGACGTTGATGAATACAAAGAAGTTATATCGCTTATCCAAACACAAGAACATTTGATTTTTGAAGGTGTGTTCACACATTTTGCATGTGCAGATGAAGCTGGTGAATCAATGAACCAGCAACAATCTTTATTTGAAGAAATAGTTAATCAAGCTGATAAACCGAATTATATACACTCTCAAAATTCAGCAGGTGCATTAATGAAAGATACACAGTTTTGTAATGCAGTTAGAGTCGGCATCTCATTATATGGTTATTATCCTTCTCAATATGTCAAAACGAATGTTAAAGTACATTTGAAACCTAGTGCGCAGTGGATTAGTGAAATTGTTCAAACAAAAATATTACAATCGGGAGAATCAGTAAGCTATGGTAGTGTATATACAGCTGATGTACCAACAAGAATAGGTATTATTCCAGTGGGATATGCGGATGGTTTTCCGAGAATGATGAAAGGCTTTAGCGTTAATGTGAATGGTATTCAATGTGAAATCATTGGAAAAGTATGTATGGATCAGATAATTATAAAAATTCCTGAGGATATACAAGCAGGAGATAAAGTCATTATTATGGACCATCATAGTGATAATCCACAATCTGCTGAAGCGTTGGCACACCAACAAAAAACAATTAATTACGAAGTTTTATGTAGGTTAAGCAGGAGATTACCAAGGATTTATCATGAGACTAAAGGCTTAGAAATTCGAAATGAATTGCTAAAATAG
- the acpS gene encoding holo-ACP synthase, protein MIHGIGVDLIEIDRIKKLYQKQDKLVGRILSANEQYKFNSFQNEQRKIEFLAGRFACKEAFSKALGTGIGKKIAFNDIDCFNDDNGKPCVNYNGFNVHVSITHTEHYAMSQVILEADEVF, encoded by the coding sequence ATGATACATGGTATTGGTGTTGATTTGATTGAGATTGATAGAATAAAGAAACTATATCAAAAGCAAGATAAACTTGTGGGACGTATCTTATCAGCGAATGAACAATATAAATTTAACAGTTTCCAAAATGAACAACGTAAAATAGAATTTCTAGCTGGACGCTTTGCATGTAAAGAAGCATTTAGTAAAGCATTAGGTACAGGTATTGGTAAAAAAATCGCTTTTAATGATATAGATTGCTTCAATGATGATAATGGAAAACCTTGCGTCAATTACAATGGCTTTAACGTGCATGTCAGTATTACGCATACAGAGCACTATGCGATGAGCCAAGTTATTTTAGAAGCTGATGAAGTTTTTTAA
- a CDS encoding PH domain-containing protein, with amino-acid sequence MENYNNMHESGKTVMRLSAIITVLIFLIVLTIFSVVNRLWIEWIDKEHMKWVLIIGVCIAFIYLILNAIFFPIYRYKIFKYSIDNHVVTVRNGLWFVSVMKVPLFRIQNVDTHEGILMRKYKLANLTLSTAGGNINIKFINKTTATKLKQQIKYVNNDKNQSD; translated from the coding sequence ATGGAGAACTATAATAATATGCATGAATCAGGAAAAACTGTCATGCGTCTATCTGCAATTATTACTGTTTTGATTTTTTTAATAGTATTAACTATATTTAGCGTGGTCAACCGTTTATGGATCGAATGGATTGATAAAGAACATATGAAATGGGTTTTGATCATTGGAGTATGTATAGCGTTTATATACTTAATTTTAAATGCTATATTCTTTCCTATCTATAGATATAAAATTTTTAAATATAGTATAGATAATCACGTAGTTACAGTTAGAAATGGTTTGTGGTTTGTATCAGTAATGAAGGTTCCATTGTTTAGAATACAAAATGTAGATACACATGAAGGGATTTTAATGAGAAAATACAAATTAGCAAATCTAACATTATCAACTGCCGGTGGTAATATAAATATTAAATTTATTAATAAAACAACTGCGACAAAGTTGAAACAACAAATTAAATACGTTAATAACGATAAAAATCAGTCAGACTAA
- a CDS encoding PH domain-containing protein has product MYKPQKLHPISYLTGIIEAIKQNIFLIIIFLVFNIRDFDFTNIYAYIFPGIVSLFFIISFITQVLKVYNTRYWIENDHFVLATGIFTKERKELNIRRIQTLDTSQGIINQLVGGVKLQIKTPSDGVDLDTVSKSQSETIQQALRDKQKELINGSEEIQSEKEILIEDEYTTEVTNQPLHLYKLNFKELLFMALTSGAIGVAFAAISPIIGGLSNVIPWGWLTDEFAQISQAIFVIVLMMVAMIVAISYIVGTLIVIIRNFNYTVTQNDNQLNIKYGLFNVKSITVPTDRVQAIVEKQSFFRKLFGYTSVYFVITSDMNGNDKDDVSLDGNVMILPFIKRDKGYAIIKELIPSMSFDKPEQGMPWRGFHRHFWRESIVLIIVAAIINYFWQPWVFLITGIIILLLIIHSYLIVKYSGLKVRNDELVVRNVTLFGFRNSYFKHNKILGMEIRRNPFLIKSNLGNFNFIIAKAAGNEAVGLDFNPQQHVQMLRNWYLRGENDGEL; this is encoded by the coding sequence ATGTATAAACCACAAAAACTTCATCCTATTTCATATTTAACAGGTATTATTGAAGCAATTAAGCAAAATATCTTTTTAATCATTATATTTTTGGTGTTTAATATTAGAGACTTTGATTTCACTAATATTTATGCTTATATCTTTCCAGGTATAGTAAGTTTGTTTTTTATTATTTCTTTTATAACCCAAGTACTAAAAGTTTATAATACGCGCTATTGGATAGAGAACGATCATTTTGTTTTAGCAACAGGTATATTTACAAAAGAAAGAAAAGAGTTAAATATCCGTCGCATTCAAACGCTAGATACATCACAAGGTATCATCAATCAATTAGTTGGTGGTGTTAAATTACAAATCAAAACACCTAGTGATGGTGTTGATCTAGATACAGTTTCAAAATCACAAAGTGAAACGATACAACAAGCTTTGAGAGATAAACAAAAAGAATTAATCAATGGTAGTGAAGAAATTCAAAGTGAGAAAGAAATTTTGATAGAAGATGAATATACTACTGAAGTAACCAATCAGCCTTTACATTTATATAAGCTGAACTTTAAAGAATTGTTATTTATGGCACTGACTAGCGGTGCTATAGGTGTTGCGTTTGCTGCTATATCACCAATTATAGGCGGTTTGTCGAATGTGATTCCTTGGGGTTGGTTAACAGATGAATTTGCACAAATATCACAGGCAATTTTCGTCATAGTGCTAATGATGGTTGCAATGATTGTGGCAATTAGTTATATAGTAGGAACGCTTATCGTCATCATACGTAATTTTAATTATACTGTGACACAAAACGATAATCAGTTAAATATTAAATATGGTCTTTTTAATGTAAAAAGTATTACTGTTCCTACAGATAGGGTACAAGCAATTGTTGAAAAACAATCCTTTTTCAGAAAATTATTTGGCTATACATCAGTCTACTTTGTAATTACTAGTGACATGAACGGTAATGATAAAGATGATGTGTCGTTAGATGGCAATGTTATGATTCTACCATTTATTAAACGTGATAAAGGCTATGCGATTATTAAAGAGTTAATTCCTAGTATGTCATTTGATAAGCCGGAACAAGGTATGCCTTGGCGTGGTTTCCATAGACACTTTTGGAGAGAGTCTATTGTTCTAATAATTGTTGCTGCTATCATAAATTATTTTTGGCAGCCATGGGTCTTTTTAATCACTGGAATAATAATACTTTTATTAATCATACATAGTTATCTTATTGTTAAGTATTCCGGCTTGAAAGTACGAAATGATGAACTCGTAGTACGTAATGTAACTCTATTTGGATTTAGAAACTCATATTTTAAGCATAATAAAATATTGGGGATGGAGATAAGGCGGAATCCGTTTCTTATTAAAAGTAATTTAGGTAATTTTAATTTTATTATTGCAAAAGCTGCGGGGAATGAAGCAGTAGGTCTTGATTTTAATCCGCAGCAGCACGTACAAATGCTTAGGAATTGGTATTTGAGAGGTGAAAACGATGGAGAACTATAA
- a CDS encoding PH domain-containing protein, with protein MSSEQLFKKSPSQALTYYYISEGLSFIVNMIIAIVLIFLWSHFDWWHFIIYLICAFILFDIIYAALKPWITYRHTYFRIMENYIETKFDFFFKTQKIVKLERTQFTERKNNPILKKLGLAKVSLVTAGHKVSFPLISVKDSKAFESKTLSYLRGADFDV; from the coding sequence ATGTCGAGCGAACAACTATTTAAGAAAAGTCCTAGTCAAGCATTAACTTACTATTATATAAGTGAAGGACTATCATTTATAGTTAATATGATTATAGCAATTGTCTTAATATTTTTATGGAGTCATTTCGATTGGTGGCATTTTATAATCTATTTAATTTGTGCATTTATTTTATTTGATATTATATATGCAGCCTTAAAACCTTGGATTACTTATCGGCATACTTATTTTCGCATTATGGAAAATTATATAGAAACTAAATTCGATTTCTTTTTTAAAACACAAAAAATTGTGAAACTTGAGCGTACTCAATTTACTGAACGAAAAAATAATCCAATCTTAAAGAAGCTAGGCTTGGCTAAAGTATCTTTAGTTACGGCAGGTCATAAAGTGAGCTTCCCGTTAATATCGGTTAAAGATTCAAAAGCTTTTGAATCTAAGACACTCAGTTATTTGAGAGGAGCTGATTTTGATGTATAA